A DNA window from Halorubrum sp. DM2 contains the following coding sequences:
- a CDS encoding 30S ribosomal protein S17e produces MAIKPKYIKQLGNALLERYPDSFNTDFETNKDSVTALTTVESKGVRNRIAGYVTQKKAQAAKHA; encoded by the coding sequence ATGGCCATCAAGCCCAAGTACATCAAGCAGCTGGGGAACGCCCTGCTGGAGCGGTATCCCGACTCGTTCAACACGGACTTCGAGACGAACAAGGACAGCGTCACGGCGCTGACCACCGTCGAGTCGAAGGGCGTCCGCAACCGCATCGCGGGCTACGTCACGCAGAAGAAGGCGCAGGCGGCGAAACACGCGTAA